Proteins encoded in a region of the Moritella marina ATCC 15381 genome:
- a CDS encoding peptidase U32 family protein, with the protein MSRKIELLAPGGDVEAIKAAIVAGANAVYCGLDMFNARNRASNLSFDELNGVLRLAHEHSCEVFLTLNVVILEHEVVSLVRLLNKLVNSGIDGIIVQDLGVFNIVKKHFPSLHIHASTQLTTHNEGQILFLQKIGATRVNLSRELNLGEIKQLTTVAHDHDVLTEVFVHGALCIAFSGQCYSSSVSVGNSGNRGRCSQACRDEYEVTAEGHRFPLNLKDNSAYYDLPQLVDAGVDSLKVEGRIKGAHYVYTVVDTWRKQINNFVESGKLLADDGNLHKVFNRSFTNSFLQGNLNKKMFTDNPRDNSVNYAVEKSDAISVVQIHDVKQDLYTDKNALGAELAEKIKDLSIDKIALTLAFSAKLGAPLTVNVTTGNTAFEVQSSSVLAAADEISITPETVEKRFRSFNNATFDLAPMNFDNFDANLTVPFKELSELKNEVAFILNGSRDVVKNVEVPALPKHPKVEDKPKLSLMIANAKDLHLADVTDADIYFKIPESLKKNCPKHIKLLQENPRLIPWFPAVLIGKDYLESVKILEEVKPKRIVTNNTGIAYKAFEMGIEWVAGPFLNTTNSHALLTLQEELNCAGAFISNEINRIQIRNISRPKNFKMFYSIYHPILMMTSRQCFFQQTVGCKKPAIEDGCMLKCEKATTITNVKGISFAVDKQKGGYPSIYNDEQFLNFDVINDFSDLFDEFFIDLTNIGAGSKEEQDKVELIKHFEALLAGDDDAKVALSTMVPIATNAQYKQGL; encoded by the coding sequence ATGAGTAGAAAAATAGAATTATTGGCACCGGGTGGTGATGTAGAAGCGATTAAAGCAGCGATTGTTGCTGGTGCAAATGCGGTCTACTGCGGTTTAGATATGTTTAATGCCCGTAACCGTGCGTCCAATCTTTCGTTTGATGAGCTAAATGGCGTATTACGACTTGCACATGAACACAGCTGTGAAGTGTTTTTAACCTTGAACGTTGTGATCTTAGAACACGAAGTTGTTAGCTTAGTGCGCTTGCTTAATAAGCTCGTTAACAGTGGTATTGATGGCATCATAGTGCAAGATTTAGGTGTTTTCAACATTGTTAAAAAGCATTTTCCATCACTACACATCCATGCGTCTACTCAGTTAACAACGCATAATGAAGGTCAGATCCTTTTCTTACAGAAAATTGGTGCAACACGCGTCAACTTATCTCGTGAGCTAAATCTAGGTGAAATTAAGCAGCTAACAACCGTTGCTCATGACCATGACGTATTAACAGAAGTCTTTGTACATGGTGCGCTTTGTATTGCGTTCTCAGGTCAGTGCTATTCAAGTTCAGTAAGTGTTGGTAATTCAGGTAACCGTGGCCGTTGTAGTCAAGCATGCCGTGATGAGTACGAAGTGACTGCTGAAGGTCATCGCTTCCCACTGAACTTAAAAGATAATTCTGCATACTATGATCTACCACAATTGGTTGATGCGGGTGTTGATTCACTTAAAGTGGAAGGTCGTATTAAAGGCGCTCACTATGTTTACACTGTTGTTGATACTTGGCGTAAGCAGATCAACAACTTTGTTGAATCAGGTAAACTATTAGCAGACGATGGTAACCTACATAAAGTATTTAACCGTAGTTTTACTAACTCATTTCTGCAGGGCAATCTGAACAAAAAAATGTTTACGGATAACCCACGTGATAACAGTGTTAACTACGCGGTAGAAAAAAGTGATGCTATTTCGGTTGTGCAGATCCATGATGTGAAGCAAGACCTTTATACAGATAAAAATGCTCTAGGTGCAGAATTAGCTGAAAAAATTAAAGATTTGAGCATCGACAAAATTGCCTTAACGTTAGCATTTTCGGCAAAACTGGGCGCACCATTAACTGTTAATGTAACAACAGGAAATACTGCATTTGAAGTGCAAAGTAGTTCTGTTTTAGCGGCTGCGGATGAAATTTCAATTACGCCTGAAACCGTCGAAAAACGCTTCCGTAGTTTCAACAATGCGACGTTTGATTTAGCGCCAATGAACTTTGATAATTTCGATGCTAACTTAACGGTACCGTTTAAAGAGTTAAGCGAGCTTAAAAATGAAGTTGCATTTATTTTGAATGGTTCTCGTGATGTTGTTAAAAATGTAGAAGTACCTGCATTACCTAAACATCCGAAAGTAGAAGATAAGCCAAAATTATCATTGATGATTGCGAATGCGAAAGATCTACACCTTGCAGATGTAACGGATGCCGATATCTACTTCAAGATCCCTGAAAGCTTGAAAAAGAATTGTCCTAAACACATTAAATTATTACAAGAAAACCCGCGTTTAATTCCTTGGTTCCCTGCGGTATTGATTGGTAAGGATTACTTAGAGTCAGTTAAGATCCTTGAAGAAGTAAAACCAAAACGTATCGTGACTAACAATACTGGTATTGCGTATAAAGCATTTGAAATGGGGATTGAGTGGGTTGCTGGGCCTTTCTTGAATACAACCAACTCACATGCACTATTAACATTACAAGAAGAGTTAAATTGTGCTGGTGCGTTTATTTCTAATGAAATTAATCGTATTCAAATCAGAAACATTAGTCGTCCTAAAAATTTCAAAATGTTCTACAGTATTTACCACCCAATCCTGATGATGACGAGCCGTCAGTGTTTCTTCCAACAAACTGTTGGCTGTAAGAAGCCGGCGATTGAAGACGGTTGTATGTTGAAGTGTGAAAAAGCGACAACAATTACCAATGTGAAAGGTATTTCGTTTGCTGTTGATAAGCAAAAAGGCGGCTACCCAAGCATTTACAACGATGAGCAGTTCTTAAACTTTGATGTGATTAATGACTTCTCTGATTTGTTTGACGAGTTCTTTATTGATTTAACGAATATTGGTGCTGGTTCTAAAGAAGAGCAGGATAAGGTTGAGTTAATCAAACACTTTGAAGCTTTACTTGCGGGTGATGATGATGCGAAAGTAGCGTTAAGCACTATGGTACCTATTGCAACGAATGCACAGTATAAACAAGGCTTATAG
- a CDS encoding M3 family metallopeptidase — protein sequence MNPQDYFNQLNDDYLALHRRKEDLFWQTYMGTSDDHDGFTAAEEALSAFISNPTHIQATRCNLEVLLQLTDEEDELVKGLKGWLAFFDANAIESADGREKMAALIRSESALFAKRQEYLMYCNDENGDKQQASLTVLAANIRTSDNESVRQSAHQALLDLEQWVLNNGYIELVKQRNDFARQQGFRNFFDYKVNKTEQMTPEQLFTILDDFELRTRERNQSSIRNLAEAKGDSAVQGHNFSFMYAGDAARQLDPYVPFSKSLRRWIESFGRLNIDYSQADMTLDLLDRAGKYQNGFCHGPIPSFYAEDKWQPGKINFTSNAKPDQVGSGYDGINTLFHEGGHAAHFANIKLNSPCFSQEFAPTSMAYAETQSMFCDSLLNDGDWLKQYAYNADGEVVPDEVIQALIAAQQPFKAYQERSILVVPYFEWAVYSTDEDLLTPEYLTTLARDTEQRILGLATSPRPLLAVPHLLSQEAACSYQGYLLAHMAVYQTRAYFTDKFGYLTDNPAIGPLLAEHYWKPGNSISHDATLRSLTGEGFSAAYLAETCNKSSEEAWLQEQAKIVVAQARTRAEPADLNATISIVDGAETIADNAVSDNKLCDDFETYITQRYGNGR from the coding sequence TTGAACCCACAAGATTATTTTAATCAACTTAACGATGATTATTTAGCACTTCACCGCCGTAAAGAAGACTTATTCTGGCAAACGTACATGGGCACCAGTGACGACCATGATGGTTTTACCGCTGCAGAAGAAGCACTCAGTGCATTTATTTCCAACCCCACTCACATCCAAGCAACACGTTGTAACCTTGAAGTGTTATTACAGCTAACCGATGAAGAAGACGAGCTTGTTAAAGGCCTTAAAGGTTGGTTAGCCTTTTTCGATGCGAATGCGATTGAAAGTGCCGATGGTAGAGAAAAAATGGCCGCCCTTATTCGCTCTGAATCAGCCCTGTTTGCCAAACGCCAAGAATACCTGATGTATTGCAATGATGAGAACGGCGACAAGCAACAAGCGTCTTTAACGGTGCTCGCAGCCAATATCCGCACCAGTGATAATGAATCTGTACGCCAATCGGCACATCAAGCCTTGTTAGATCTTGAACAATGGGTTCTGAATAACGGTTATATCGAATTAGTTAAACAACGTAATGACTTTGCTCGCCAACAAGGCTTCCGTAACTTCTTTGATTACAAAGTTAATAAAACTGAACAGATGACACCAGAGCAACTGTTCACTATTTTAGATGATTTTGAATTACGTACCCGTGAACGTAACCAAAGCAGTATTCGCAATCTAGCTGAAGCTAAAGGTGACAGCGCAGTGCAAGGTCATAACTTTAGCTTTATGTATGCCGGTGATGCTGCACGCCAACTTGATCCTTACGTACCATTTTCAAAATCATTACGTCGTTGGATTGAATCATTCGGTCGCCTGAATATTGATTACTCTCAAGCTGATATGACCTTAGATTTATTAGATCGTGCCGGTAAATACCAAAATGGTTTCTGCCACGGCCCTATCCCATCATTCTATGCTGAAGATAAGTGGCAGCCAGGTAAGATCAATTTCACCAGTAATGCCAAGCCCGATCAAGTCGGCAGTGGTTACGATGGTATCAACACCTTGTTCCATGAAGGTGGCCATGCCGCACATTTCGCCAATATTAAATTAAACTCACCGTGTTTTTCACAAGAGTTTGCTCCGACATCAATGGCCTATGCTGAAACCCAGTCTATGTTCTGCGATAGTTTATTAAACGATGGCGATTGGTTAAAACAATATGCTTACAACGCGGATGGTGAAGTAGTGCCAGATGAGGTTATTCAAGCATTAATTGCCGCTCAGCAGCCGTTTAAAGCGTATCAAGAGCGCAGTATTTTAGTTGTGCCGTATTTTGAATGGGCCGTGTATAGCACAGATGAAGACTTGCTCACGCCTGAATACTTAACGACACTCGCACGTGATACAGAACAACGTATTCTAGGCCTAGCAACCAGCCCACGTCCATTACTGGCTGTGCCGCACCTGTTATCACAAGAAGCAGCCTGTTCTTATCAGGGTTACTTACTTGCGCATATGGCGGTATATCAGACTAGAGCTTACTTTACTGACAAGTTTGGTTACCTCACTGACAATCCAGCAATCGGGCCATTACTGGCTGAGCATTACTGGAAACCAGGTAACAGCATTAGCCACGATGCAACACTACGTAGCTTAACAGGCGAAGGCTTCTCTGCCGCTTACCTTGCAGAAACTTGTAATAAAAGCAGTGAAGAAGCTTGGTTACAAGAACAAGCTAAGATCGTCGTAGCACAGGCAAGAACACGTGCAGAACCTGCAGACCTGAATGCTACAATCAGTATTGTTGATGGCGCAGAGACTATTGCAGACAATGCTGTTTCTGATAATAAGCTATGCGATGACTTCGAGACTTACATTACCCAACGTTATGGTAATGGCCGCTAG
- a CDS encoding thiol-disulfide oxidoreductase DCC family protein produces the protein MTLTIFYDGQCPLCSTEMNNLKKHDKVDAIHLVDLHQIDFTTLYPEIDVSEGMKILHGTYQGELLLGLKVTHRAWTLVGKGFWVAPLNWPIIRTVSHWVYLVVAKYRQPISTFLAKRLGIKTDNCNSGTCHDKNTDTDNRR, from the coding sequence ATGACGTTAACAATATTTTATGATGGTCAATGTCCATTATGTTCTACCGAAATGAATAATCTAAAAAAACACGATAAAGTCGATGCCATTCATTTAGTCGACCTACATCAAATAGATTTTACTACCCTCTATCCAGAGATAGATGTAAGTGAAGGCATGAAGATATTACACGGCACCTATCAAGGCGAATTATTACTGGGGCTTAAGGTCACTCACAGGGCTTGGACATTAGTCGGGAAAGGCTTTTGGGTCGCGCCATTAAACTGGCCAATCATCCGTACCGTGAGCCATTGGGTTTACTTAGTCGTTGCCAAATATCGCCAGCCAATATCCACTTTTCTTGCGAAACGTTTGGGCATTAAAACCGATAATTGCAATTCAGGAACTTGTCATGATAAAAACACAGACACTGATAATCGGCGCTAA
- a CDS encoding SDR family NAD(P)-dependent oxidoreductase encodes MIKTQTLIIGANSVIAKAIAAKLQTDTEVGLIVISRDLSCYSGMCNEQINKITVPDYQSSSIEQAIIGITQCDQALINQAPITQVFICNGVLHNAQLKPEKRLEDFSAQAFQQVMQINALIPMLWIQQLTPILTGNTPCTLTVFSARVASISDNHLGGWYSYRASKAALNMLLKTAAIELFRRAKNIKLIAFHPGTTDTPLSKPFQQNVPADKLFTSDFVAAQLLNIVENIEVDGEASYLDWQGKSITW; translated from the coding sequence ATGATAAAAACACAGACACTGATAATCGGCGCTAACAGCGTCATCGCTAAAGCTATAGCCGCTAAACTACAAACCGATACAGAGGTGGGATTAATCGTCATCAGCCGTGATTTAAGCTGTTATTCAGGTATGTGCAACGAACAAATTAACAAAATCACCGTACCTGACTATCAATCAAGTTCGATTGAACAAGCGATTATAGGAATAACACAGTGCGACCAAGCACTTATCAATCAAGCGCCGATAACCCAGGTGTTTATTTGCAATGGCGTATTACATAACGCGCAATTGAAACCCGAAAAACGCTTAGAAGACTTCAGCGCTCAAGCATTTCAGCAAGTCATGCAGATAAACGCGCTTATACCGATGCTGTGGATACAGCAGTTGACGCCAATATTAACGGGTAACACGCCCTGTACGCTAACTGTATTCAGTGCACGAGTTGCCAGTATCAGCGATAATCATTTAGGTGGCTGGTATAGCTATCGCGCATCTAAAGCCGCGCTCAACATGCTATTAAAGACAGCCGCAATAGAATTATTTCGACGCGCTAAGAATATCAAACTCATCGCCTTTCATCCCGGCACAACCGATACGCCACTATCAAAACCGTTTCAACAGAATGTCCCTGCAGATAAGCTATTCACCAGCGATTTTGTCGCTGCACAGCTGTTAAATATTGTGGAGAATATCGAGGTTGATGGTGAAGCCAGTTATTTGGATTGGCAAGGTAAGTCCATTACTTGGTGA
- a CDS encoding CIA30 family protein, translating into MIDLTRAVDLSSAESIALWRITNDGVMGGVSEGRMLFNGGHGIFSGHISLENNGGFSSAFRPVEGVPTKLHSIQIDIQGDGNCYQLRAVVFDNGYRLAYKQDFDTVAGQRQIFTFPLVDFKASFRGRLISNAPILVSSDVREVGFLVNNHKAGDFTLSVFGIAFLEGG; encoded by the coding sequence ATGATCGATTTAACGCGTGCGGTAGATTTAAGTAGTGCAGAAAGCATTGCCCTTTGGCGAATAACGAATGATGGTGTTATGGGTGGAGTGTCTGAAGGCCGCATGTTATTCAACGGTGGCCATGGCATATTTAGCGGGCATATATCGTTGGAAAATAATGGTGGTTTTAGTTCGGCTTTCCGGCCTGTTGAGGGCGTTCCGACAAAACTACATAGTATTCAAATAGACATACAAGGTGACGGTAACTGTTATCAATTAAGGGCGGTGGTGTTTGATAATGGTTATCGCTTAGCTTACAAACAGGACTTTGATACTGTTGCTGGCCAACGCCAAATATTCACATTTCCGCTTGTCGATTTTAAAGCCTCTTTCCGAGGACGATTGATCAGCAATGCACCTATACTCGTCTCGTCAGATGTGAGAGAAGTCGGATTCTTAGTGAACAATCACAAAGCTGGGGATTTTACCTTGTCGGTGTTTGGTATTGCGTTTTTGGAGGGGGGATAA
- a CDS encoding LysR family transcriptional regulator, translated as MDWIMCVRSYIKVVEEGSFNGAAYQLNTTGSAISKRINWLEDKVGVQLLKRTTRSLDQTEAGQLFYQRSRLQLDQWMALVDEARSVNQTPTGLLKIGATTAVGSKFIIKYLNDFLLMYPKIKIQLLTTSPGQMPETYVDVFISRDLEQLNSHSYKAIELFKNDAKFFASPDYIDKYGKPETIEDLESHNMLIWGERPIRDVKLSTGNRITLRGNFATTNPEALFYGAKCGMGVLLASQKMLKDLTDVGELVQVLPDVTVDHGSVCAYYPTLDYEHTRTQLFIKYLKERIQSEQVKEVS; from the coding sequence ATGGATTGGATTATGTGTGTGCGTAGTTATATTAAAGTGGTTGAGGAGGGCAGCTTTAATGGCGCCGCTTATCAGCTTAATACCACAGGTTCTGCGATCAGCAAGCGCATCAATTGGTTAGAAGATAAAGTCGGTGTGCAGTTACTGAAGCGGACTACGCGTTCATTAGACCAGACTGAAGCAGGGCAGTTGTTTTATCAGCGCTCACGGTTGCAACTTGATCAGTGGATGGCACTGGTGGATGAAGCACGTTCGGTTAATCAAACGCCGACTGGTTTGTTGAAGATTGGTGCGACAACTGCGGTGGGTTCTAAATTCATCATTAAGTATTTAAACGACTTTTTACTGATGTATCCTAAAATTAAAATTCAATTGTTGACGACATCTCCAGGGCAAATGCCTGAAACGTATGTTGATGTGTTTATTAGCCGTGATTTAGAGCAGCTAAACTCCCACAGTTATAAAGCAATTGAACTGTTTAAAAATGATGCCAAGTTTTTTGCATCACCAGATTATATCGATAAGTACGGAAAGCCTGAAACGATTGAAGATCTGGAATCACACAATATGTTGATTTGGGGTGAACGGCCGATACGCGATGTGAAGCTATCAACAGGCAATCGTATTACTTTGCGAGGTAATTTTGCTACGACCAATCCTGAAGCATTGTTTTACGGCGCTAAATGCGGCATGGGGGTGTTACTTGCCAGCCAAAAGATGCTTAAAGATTTAACTGATGTCGGCGAATTAGTACAGGTATTGCCAGATGTCACGGTTGACCACGGCTCGGTATGTGCTTACTATCCAACTTTAGATTATGAACATACGCGTACTCAGTTGTTTATTAAATACTTGAAAGAACGAATTCAAAGTGAGCAAGTAAAGGAAGTATCATGA
- a CDS encoding trypsin-like serine protease, translating into MKKLLIATAVLASISMTANAGLARYDRSVSQHKTFALQSKFDFACHMNAGSATLIDPFWVVTANHVSGSKSQSYRNTVTCTSFEKDENGEYTTVKSVSASTDPNGEYGEYEFKDDIYDFALVRLDTPIRGIKPAKLATEAMFPKDKRYEVNSVGFGNYNGRNGGQKYVEYNEVDKKWLSEYSFKPDHFKQSDLQWLIIHGDSGSGITVEKDGEFYLLGEIGVQYYTEFGWSDTFEDVAIKLPWINKAMQEHGFSYTEEVELDNVMWTSSSPENTDDYHAYFSYWKAENIGMSETFWTDDGGLKTMAYADAGSSYSIELVIPKDKNTPAFDLFVNGRAVAVNIDVNTAKTDALFLKVNTFKIDTDNIHVEFKPVGDLTGKTKIVLDYFAVKAAVKSTVKAAK; encoded by the coding sequence ATGAAAAAGTTACTTATTGCTACAGCTGTTCTAGCGTCTATTTCGATGACGGCGAATGCCGGGCTTGCGCGTTATGACCGCTCAGTATCTCAACATAAGACTTTTGCATTACAGAGCAAGTTTGATTTTGCATGTCATATGAATGCGGGTTCTGCGACGCTAATCGATCCGTTCTGGGTGGTCACTGCAAATCACGTATCCGGTTCTAAATCACAATCATATCGTAATACGGTGACCTGTACTTCGTTTGAAAAAGATGAAAATGGCGAATACACCACGGTTAAGTCCGTTTCTGCATCAACCGATCCTAACGGTGAGTACGGGGAATATGAGTTTAAAGACGACATATATGATTTCGCACTTGTTCGTTTGGATACCCCAATTCGTGGCATTAAACCGGCTAAGCTAGCAACGGAAGCAATGTTTCCAAAAGATAAGCGTTATGAAGTCAATAGCGTCGGTTTTGGGAATTATAATGGCCGTAACGGTGGTCAAAAATACGTTGAATATAATGAAGTTGATAAGAAGTGGTTGTCTGAGTATTCCTTTAAACCCGACCACTTTAAACAAAGTGATCTGCAGTGGTTAATTATTCATGGCGATAGTGGTTCTGGTATTACGGTGGAAAAAGACGGTGAGTTTTATCTACTAGGTGAAATTGGCGTACAGTATTATACCGAGTTTGGTTGGAGTGATACGTTTGAAGATGTGGCAATTAAACTGCCATGGATCAACAAAGCGATGCAAGAGCACGGCTTTAGTTATACTGAAGAAGTGGAACTTGATAACGTAATGTGGACTTCTTCATCACCAGAAAATACCGACGACTACCATGCCTATTTCAGTTATTGGAAAGCTGAAAACATTGGTATGTCTGAGACCTTTTGGACTGATGACGGTGGTTTAAAAACCATGGCGTATGCGGATGCTGGTTCAAGCTACAGTATCGAACTGGTGATCCCGAAGGATAAAAATACCCCGGCGTTTGACTTGTTCGTTAATGGCCGTGCTGTCGCGGTTAATATTGACGTCAATACAGCTAAAACCGATGCACTTTTCCTGAAAGTAAATACCTTCAAAATTGATACTGATAATATCCATGTTGAATTTAAACCGGTCGGTGATTTAACCGGTAAAACTAAAATTGTATTAGATTATTTTGCAGTGAAAGCTGCGGTAAAATCGACTGTGAAAGCGGCGAAATAA
- a CDS encoding multidrug effflux MFS transporter: MNIKTAPFNKIPLALAMMIIATGQVGVSIYLPSLPSISRDLGVSQADVQQLVTLFLLGFGLSQLFYGPLSDAIGRRPVFLLGQGIYLVGTLICVLLPDSFTALIIGRLLQGLGAGSASVLGRSVLRDSYSGSQLTQALSYMSITASILPIVAPVVGGWAAWHFGWQSVFSFVLLYLSAILTLGYFVLPETLPHAVTKFKIKDTIRGYWHLSRNYQVISSASYNWIGYLSTLVSVSLLPFLLQEGLELSAAEYGEVMIIPSAGLLIGSLTLNKLNKRFTTNQLMYLASSIMMMAGCWLVFNEMSLVNIIFGFTLLTIAQGISFPLSISMLLAPHSKQVGAVSALSGSVQMCLAGLVGGFLIKHFIDSQQSLGLFYLITGSSIALVLTHSRYKQRLAANTAC, encoded by the coding sequence ATGAATATAAAAACAGCCCCATTTAACAAAATCCCACTTGCCTTAGCCATGATGATTATTGCTACAGGACAAGTTGGTGTCAGCATTTACCTGCCTTCACTGCCATCAATAAGCCGTGATCTTGGCGTGTCTCAAGCCGACGTACAGCAACTCGTCACTCTATTTTTATTGGGGTTTGGATTATCACAACTGTTCTACGGCCCGCTCTCTGATGCGATTGGTCGTCGTCCAGTATTCTTACTGGGACAAGGCATCTACTTAGTCGGAACGCTCATCTGTGTGCTGTTACCAGATAGCTTTACCGCGCTTATTATAGGTCGATTATTACAAGGTTTAGGTGCAGGTAGTGCATCGGTACTGGGCCGCAGTGTGCTCCGCGATAGTTACAGCGGTAGTCAATTAACACAAGCGCTGTCTTATATGTCGATCACTGCATCAATATTGCCGATTGTAGCCCCTGTTGTCGGTGGCTGGGCGGCATGGCATTTTGGCTGGCAATCAGTGTTCAGCTTTGTTCTCTTATATCTATCGGCTATTTTGACGTTGGGTTATTTTGTATTACCAGAAACCCTGCCCCATGCAGTCACCAAATTTAAGATTAAAGACACAATACGAGGCTATTGGCATTTATCTCGAAACTATCAAGTTATCTCATCAGCCAGCTATAATTGGATTGGTTATTTATCAACGCTGGTATCCGTATCACTGTTGCCATTTTTATTGCAAGAAGGCTTAGAGCTCAGTGCGGCAGAGTATGGTGAAGTGATGATCATCCCTTCTGCAGGTCTGTTAATCGGTAGTTTGACACTCAATAAATTGAATAAACGTTTTACCACCAATCAATTGATGTACTTAGCATCGAGTATCATGATGATGGCGGGCTGTTGGTTGGTCTTTAACGAAATGTCGTTAGTAAATATCATATTTGGTTTCACCTTGTTAACCATCGCACAAGGTATCAGCTTTCCACTGTCAATCAGCATGTTGCTTGCGCCGCACAGTAAGCAAGTTGGCGCAGTATCAGCGTTATCAGGGTCTGTGCAAATGTGTTTAGCAGGGCTAGTCGGTGGGTTCTTGATTAAGCACTTTATCGATAGTCAACAGAGTCTCGGCCTGTTTTATTTAATCACCGGGTCATCCATTGCGTTAGTCCTCACCCACAGCCGTTACAAACAGCGGCTTGCTGCCAATACAGCATGTTGA